CCCGTGCCTGGGCGCACGCGGTACTCGAACCCCGGGGGCAGGCCGACGAGCGGGTGCCGGACGACATCCTCACCCGGGCCGCCGATATGGACCAGTTCCTGCGGTCGGTGCTCTCGCTCCAGCGCACCGCCCGCCTCCAGCACCGCTACATCCAGCGGCTGGAGGCGGCGCTGACCGGGCACCGTGGCGGGGCTCCCGGGGCCGGGAGCCCCGCCACGGTGCCGTAGCCGCTATTCGAAGAGGTCCGCGTACGACCCCATCGCCAGCGCGATGTCCGCCTGGGCCCAGAACCGGTGGTACGTGAAGCTGGGCACCGCGCCGCCCTTCAGATACGCCTCGACCTTCGACCAGGCCGGGTCGTTCTTGTAGAAGGAGCGGATCGACATGAAGATGGAGCCGGAGTCGATCTTGTCACCGTTCGGCATGGTCCCGGTCCAGCCGCTGGGCACGTAGACCGGGTCGTCGAAGCGGTTGTAGTCGGCGCGGGTCTCGGGGACCGCGATGCCGAGGGCGTCCTGGTAGTTGTCCCACATGCCGTCCAGCAGCGCCTTCGCGGTGTCCCTGGCCTTGGTGTCGCCGGACTTGGCGGCGTAGTAGGACAGGGTCTTGGCGTACGCGGCCGCCACACCGACGTCATTGGTGTAGTCGGCGACGGTGACGTGCAGGTTCGCGTTGGCGCCGGGGCTGGAGGCGTTCCAGGTGTCGGGCTGGCCGGACCACTGGAGGGTGGACGGGATCTGGTAGGTGCCATTGGCGTTGACCGTGGTCTTGGACAGCGCCCACTTCACCCACTTGTCCAGGACCGTCTTCGCGGAGGCGTCACCGGTGCGGTTGTAGTACTCCGCGACGCGCTCCATGGACCACGCCTGGAAGCCGAACCACTGGTTGGACGGCGGGTCGTGGTAGACCGGTTTCTCGTCGTAGTACATGCCGTAGAAGGTGGACGTGCCCGACGGCGGCGTGGCGTAGCGGCCCTGCCAGCTGTTGGTGGCGCCGCCCGCGATGGCACCCTCGCTGGACTGGAGCCAGCGGTAGAACTCCAGCTGGCGCTTGAGGCTGGTGGACCAGTCGCTCGCGCCTGTCGCTGACTTGGGCTTGAGGTCGGCGTACGAGCTCAGGGCCCAGGCCGCCATGGGGTTCTGGTAGCCGCCGTGGGCGTGGCTGGAGCCGATGCGCCAGGACCAGCCCGCGGAGGTGTCGGTGGCGCCGCCCCAGGCGTAGTACCAGGACAGCAGGTAGTGGGAGCTGTTCTTGCCGCTCCCGGCCGGGCAGCCGGTCTCCCCGACACAGTTACCGATCTTCTTGAAGTACTTGTCGTACATCGCGTAGCGCAGATAGTCGCCCATCTTGGCGGCCTTGGCGATGTTGCCGGAGATCTGGCCGCCCTTGCCCTGTGCCTTGGCCCACTCCGAGGCCCAGTAGGCGGCCTGGACGACCCGGGCGTCGGCGTCGGGGGCGTTGGTGAACTTCCACTGCTTGGCGTACGCGGCGTCGCCGGTGAACAGGTCCAGATAGCCGTTCTTGCCGCCGTACTTGAAGCTGTCGCAGGTGGGCTGGGTCACGGTCTCCCAGACCGACTCCTGCGGGCCCCGCTGGAAGGTGTTGACATAGCTGGGGCCGGTGTCGCTCGGGCCCGCCTCGCACTTGCCGGGCGCGTTGCCGTAGCCGTAGACGTTGTCGACGTCCTGGATCCAGTGCATGCCGTAGATGTCATCGGTGCCGTACGCGCTCTTCAGCTCGGCGGCGATGGGGTCGTTGCCGACCGGGACATTGCCGTTGAGCTGCGAGGGGTACTGGGAGGGCTGGTCCCATTCGGGGGCGTAGGTGGCCGGCTTGGAGGCGTTGTAGAAGCTGTTGGTGGGCTGGTCGGCGTGGGTGGGGATCATGTACTTCTCCATGAGGTCCCACGCGTTGTTGAACTTGGCCCAGTCGCCGGTGACCTTGCCGTACATCGCCTGGAGCCAGATCAGATAGCTGTACGCCTCGGAGGTCGTCTCATGGCCGTGGTCGGGGGCCTCGACGATCAGGGTCTCCACCGAGTGGTACGGAACGCCCTCGGGCGAGAAGTAGCCCGCCGAGGGTGCGGTGATCTTGTTGTAGAGGTCCAGGAAGCGGGCGTCGTAGACCTTCGCGGCGGCCAGCTGGGTGACGGTGACCTCGGCCTTGGTGTGGCCGGCGGCGGTCGCGGTGAAGGTCGCGGCGCCGGTGCCGGAGTTCGCGGCGGCGACGGTCACCTGCTGCGCGGTGTCCCAGTTGGCGGGGGTGAAGGTGAGGGTGGCGCCCGAGGTGATCGTCAGGCCGGTGTTGCCCGAGGTGCGGGCGACGGAGACGGTGACGTCTCCGGACGGCTTGGTGGACAGCTTGACGCCGAAGGTCCCGGTCCTGCCCTGCTGCACCCCGAGCTGCCCGGGACTGGCCACCAGCGCGGGCCCGGCCGCCACATGGATGCCGACGGGGGTGGACTCGGCGGCGGCGCCCTGGCTGTCGTACGCCTTGGCGTAGAGCGAGTAGTCGCCGGCCGGGACGTCCGTGTAGTCGAAGGCGTACGGGGAGGTGGTGTCGGTGCCGAGAAGCTTGGTGTCGCTGTAGAACTCCACCTTGCTGATCGTCGCCCCGTCGGCCGCCGCGGCCGTGGCCGTCATCGGGACGGTGCCGCCGGAGCTGAAGACGGCGCCGGGTGACGGGCTGCTCAGCACCGCGATGGGCGGCTGATGGGCGCCCCGGCAGGCCACGCCGTTGACGGCGAAGGAGGTGGGGGCGGCGTTGGTGCCGCTGTAGGTGAACTGGGCGCCGGTGGTGACATTGCCCCCGGCCGCGATCTTCGCGTTGTGCCCGGCGTTGGTGACGGTGACGGTCTTGCCGGACTGCGACCAGCTGCCGTTCCAGCCGTTGCCGAGCTTCTGGTTGCCCGCGTAGTCGTACGTGAGGGTCCAGCCGTCGATCGCGTCGGTGCCGGGGTTGGTGATGGTGAGATCGGCGGTGAAGCCGGAGCCCCAGTCATTGGTCTTGTAGTCGACCCCGCACTGGACCGCCGCGGCGTGCGCGGGGGCGGCGCCGCCCGCCGCGGTCATGGCCACGGGGAGCGAGAGGGCGGCGGCGAGGGTGGTCACCAGCCGTCTCATTCGTCGTCGTGCCCCTGATCGTCGTGGGCTGGATAAGGGCGAGCCACGCTGTACGCGCATCTGGGGGGACCTCCTCGCGGTTCGTGCGGGTGGTGGGGGATGTGCGAACCAGTGGGAGCGCTCCCAAGGTTCGTGTCAGCCCGAAGGAGTGTCAAGTCTTTGAACAACAGCGGGTCGCCGGGCACCCTCGACCGATAATTCGTGAACGGGGTCTGTTGACATGCGCCCGTCGAGCGCTACCTTCACTTCAACCAGTGGGAGCGGTTCCAGCAGTCTGCGCCACATCGAACGGCGCTTGGACCTCGAGGAGTCGCTCCATGCGAGCACCCCCGCGCCTTTACGCCTTGGTGGCCGCCGCGGTGTTATCCGTGGCGGGCACCGCCTTGGTGCCTGCCACCGCCTCGGCGGCGAGCGGCCCGGCCACGACCGCTTCGGCCGCGAGCGCCCCAGCAGTGACCGTGCCCAACGCGGCACCACCGAAGCTCCGCGCCTCCGGCAACAAGCTCGTCGACGAGAACGGAGCCACCCGGCGGCTGCTGGGCGTCAACCGCTCCGGCGGTGAGTTCATGTGCGTCCAGGGGCGTGGCATCTTCGACGGCCCCGTGGACGACGCGGCCGTCAAGGCCATCGCCGACTGGAAGGTCAACGCGGTCCGGATCCCGCTCAACGAGGAGTGCTGGCTGGGGCTTTCCCACATCAACACGGCCTACGGAGGGGCCAACTACATCGCGGCCGTCAAGGCACTCGTCGCCCGGCTGGAGGCCCGTGGCATCACGCCCGTCGTCGAACTTCACTGGAGCCACGGCAGATACACCGGCGGGGACAGCCACTGCGCCGACACCGAGTACGCCACCTGCCAGAAGCCGATGCCGGACGCGCAGTACACCCCGGCCTTCTGGACCTCGGTCGCCCAGGCCTTCAAGGGCGACCAGGCCGTGGTCTTCGACCTCTTCAACGAGCCGTTCCCGGACCGCGCCACCTCCGACCTCACGGCGGCGTGGACGTGCTGGCGCGACGGCGGGAGCTGCCCCGGGATCGACTTCCAGGTCGCCGGGATGCAGACCCTGCTGAACGCCGTACGGGCCACCGGCGCCAGGAACCTGGTGCTGATTCCGGGGGTCGCCTATTCCAAC
This genomic interval from Streptomyces asiaticus contains the following:
- a CDS encoding glycoside hydrolase family 48 protein, with protein sequence MRRLVTTLAAALSLPVAMTAAGGAAPAHAAAVQCGVDYKTNDWGSGFTADLTITNPGTDAIDGWTLTYDYAGNQKLGNGWNGSWSQSGKTVTVTNAGHNAKIAAGGNVTTGAQFTYSGTNAAPTSFAVNGVACRGAHQPPIAVLSSPSPGAVFSSGGTVPMTATAAAADGATISKVEFYSDTKLLGTDTTSPYAFDYTDVPAGDYSLYAKAYDSQGAAAESTPVGIHVAAGPALVASPGQLGVQQGRTGTFGVKLSTKPSGDVTVSVARTSGNTGLTITSGATLTFTPANWDTAQQVTVAAANSGTGAATFTATAAGHTKAEVTVTQLAAAKVYDARFLDLYNKITAPSAGYFSPEGVPYHSVETLIVEAPDHGHETTSEAYSYLIWLQAMYGKVTGDWAKFNNAWDLMEKYMIPTHADQPTNSFYNASKPATYAPEWDQPSQYPSQLNGNVPVGNDPIAAELKSAYGTDDIYGMHWIQDVDNVYGYGNAPGKCEAGPSDTGPSYVNTFQRGPQESVWETVTQPTCDSFKYGGKNGYLDLFTGDAAYAKQWKFTNAPDADARVVQAAYWASEWAKAQGKGGQISGNIAKAAKMGDYLRYAMYDKYFKKIGNCVGETGCPAGSGKNSSHYLLSWYYAWGGATDTSAGWSWRIGSSHAHGGYQNPMAAWALSSYADLKPKSATGASDWSTSLKRQLEFYRWLQSSEGAIAGGATNSWQGRYATPPSGTSTFYGMYYDEKPVYHDPPSNQWFGFQAWSMERVAEYYNRTGDASAKTVLDKWVKWALSKTTVNANGTYQIPSTLQWSGQPDTWNASSPGANANLHVTVADYTNDVGVAAAYAKTLSYYAAKSGDTKARDTAKALLDGMWDNYQDALGIAVPETRADYNRFDDPVYVPSGWTGTMPNGDKIDSGSIFMSIRSFYKNDPAWSKVEAYLKGGAVPSFTYHRFWAQADIALAMGSYADLFE
- a CDS encoding glycoside hydrolase family 5 protein, translated to MRAPPRLYALVAAAVLSVAGTALVPATASAASGPATTASAASAPAVTVPNAAPPKLRASGNKLVDENGATRRLLGVNRSGGEFMCVQGRGIFDGPVDDAAVKAIADWKVNAVRIPLNEECWLGLSHINTAYGGANYIAAVKALVARLEARGITPVVELHWSHGRYTGGDSHCADTEYATCQKPMPDAQYTPAFWTSVAQAFKGDQAVVFDLFNEPFPDRATSDLTAAWTCWRDGGSCPGIDFQVAGMQTLLNAVRATGARNLVLIPGVAYSNDLRQWLTYKPNDPAGNLAAAWHTYNFNTCSSESCFNEQLAPVIARVPFVAGEIGENTCSHGYVDRVMAWLDAKGASYLGWTWNTWDCSSGPSLISDYNGTPTNYGVGLRDHLKGMQ